One segment of Panicum virgatum strain AP13 chromosome 3K, P.virgatum_v5, whole genome shotgun sequence DNA contains the following:
- the LOC120698156 gene encoding serine/threonine-protein kinase tricornered-like → MDSARSWFQKFQPRDKSKSPAVAASHGKDPGKPPMDDAPSSATKQRVAAAKQYIENHYKTQMKSLQDRKERRWMLERKLQDAEVPVEEQNNILKHLEKKETEYMRLQRHKMGVEDFELLTIIGRGAFGEVRLCREKTSKNVYAMKKLKKSEMLRRGQVEHVKAERNLLAEVDSAYIVKLYYSFQDEEFLYLIMEYLPGGDMMTLLMRKDTLTEDEARFYIAETVLAIESIHKHNYIHRDIKPDNLLLDRSGHLKLSDFGLCKPLDSSNFPNLNEPDYTPGKGTKPLPDNTSRLSNPSAPRRTQQEQLSHWQKNRRMLAYSTVGTPDYIAPEVLLKKGYGMECDWWSLGAIMYEMLVGYPPFYSEDPMSTCRKIVNWRSHLKFPEEAKLSPEAKDLISKLLCNVEQRLGTKGAHEIKAHPWFRGVQWDKLYQMKAAFIPEVNGELDTQNFEKFEETGAQMQSSSKSGPWRKMLPSKDANFVGYTYKNFEIVNDDEVAGIAELKKKTSKPKRPTIKTLFESMDEEEPVQGSFLSMLPPKEGQPSSHSSIPPEQYQPRRK, encoded by the exons ATGGATTCTGCTAGAAGTTGGTTCCAGAAGTTCCAGCCGAGGGACAAATCGAAGTCTCCTGCAGTGGCTGCCAGCCATGGAAAGGATCCAGGAAAGCCCCCGATGGATGACGCCCCTTCTAGTGCCACAAAACAGAGGGTTGCTGCGGCAAAGCAGTACATTGAGAACCACTACAAGACCCAGATGAAGTCCCTGCAAGATAGGAAAGAGAG GCGCTGGATGTTGGAGAGAAAATTACAAGATGCTGAAGTTCCTGTAGAAGAGCAAAATAATATTTTGAAGCATTTGGAAAAAAAGGAGACTGAATACATGCGTTTGCAGAGACACAAGATGGGAGTTGAAGATTTCGAACTTTTGACTATTATTGGGAGAGGTGCATTTGGAGAG GTGCGTCTTTGTAGAGAGAAGACCTCTAAGAATGTTTACGCAATGAAAAAGCTCAAGAAATCTGAAATGCTTCGTAGGGGCCAG GTAGAACATGTCAAAGCTGAAAGGAATCTTCTTGCAGAAGTTGATAGTGCTTACATAGTTAAGCTCTATTATTCTTTCCAAGATGAAGAATTCCTATATCTCATCATGGAATACCTTCCTGGTGGGGACATGATGACTTTACTCATGCGCAAGGACACACTAACAGAAGATGAAGCTAGATTCTATATTGCAGAAACTGTGCTTGCCATTGAATCTATTCACAAGCACAACTACATTCACCG GGATATCAAGCCAGACAATCTGTTGTTAGATCGCAGTGGTCACCTGAAGCTTTCTGACTTTGGTTTGTGTAAACCTTTGGACAGCAGTAATTTTCCAAATTTGAATGAACCAGATTATACGCCTGGAAAAGGCACGAAACCTTTGCCTGATAATACCAGTCGGTTAAGCAACCCTTCTGCACCGAGGCGTACACAGCAGGAGCAACTATCACACTGGCAAAAGAATCGCCGAATGTTG GCATATTCAACAGTTGGTACACCTGATTATATTGCTCCAGAAGTTCTACTGAAGAAAGGATATGGAATGGAGTGTGACTG GTGGTCCCTTGGTGCTATCATGTATGAAATGCTTGTTGGTTACCCTCCATTTTATTCAGAGGATCCAATGTCAACTTGCAGAAAG ATTGTGAACTGGAGAAGTCACTTGAAATTCCCTGAAGAGGCAAAGCTTTCTCCTGAAGCTAAGGATCTCATCAGCAAGCTTTTGTGTAATGTCGAGCAGAGACTAGGCACAAAAGGAGCCCATGAAATAAAA GCGCATCCATGGTTTAGAGGTGTTCAATGGGATAAATTGTATCAGATGAAAGCTGCTTTCATACCAGAAGTGAATGGCGAGTTAGAtactcaaaattttgagaaatttgaGGAG ACTGGTGCTCAAATGCAAAGTTCATCCAAGTCTGGCCCATGGAGAAAG ATGCTTCCATCGAAGGATGCAAACTTTGTTGGATATACTTACAAGAACTTTGAAATTGTAAATGATGATGAAGTGGCAGGAATTG CAGAGTTGAAGAAAAAGACTTCAAAGCCAAAGCGGCCAACCATCAAGACATTGTTTG AGAGCATGGACGAAGAGGAGCCTGTTCAAGGAAGTTTCTTAAGCATGTTGCCCCCGAAGGAGGGGCAACCTTCCTCCCACTCCAGCATTCCACCAGAACAATACCAACCTCGACGTAAATAG
- the LOC120698157 gene encoding protein PAT1 homolog 1-like, with protein MRGVRAGGGGGGGAASSSSPAENSRFDAAQYTFFGKGPMEGPELGGFLEDGGADGDGGGFGGHDDGGYQFSSMGDEIDCMSNLSEIDDLASTFAKLNRSISGTRNPGVIGDRRSISRESSLTTDWVPDSDLTSWVDQGMLDGDEFMDSKQWCSQLQSSPHFGESKPLSRTSSYPDQPLQHRSSEPILLHRSTSFTSYPPPGGSAGLPYPAQGLTRHSSIPSSAAGHHMGSPSSSLSGSPYHMHGPSHGLPYGRSISYAAADPSMNNLVQNDWPNQAGPFAFDHLNRRSSLLQPQLSRPSSSMSSLLYSQQQQRLPPVQPSFQNYLNLQPHLFYHHQSLEIMGNFDHIPTVPSPRDKRSRSGRGKRSMRLLQQPSDASSQHSESVGIKFRSKYMSSEEIESILKMQHSASHSNDPYIDDYYHQACKAKRSINSQKSNFCPISIKEFPSKSRSGGDQHSYLQVDANGGVSFSAIRRPRPLLEVDLPVSGDGLYDHKSSMRPLEKEPMLAARITVEDSLRLLLDVDDIDRFLQSNQPQDNSFQLRRRRQVLLEGLAASLQLVDPFGPNKPGHSSGLAPKDDLIFLRIVSLPKGRKLLARYLRLLVPGSELTRIVCMAVFRHLRSLFGGLPSDSGAAETTTSLAKTVSSCVHHMELSALSACLAAVVCSSQQPPLRPLGSSAGDGASLIIKYVLDRATELLADPHSAANYSRSTRSLWQASFDAFFGLLTKYCDSKYESIVQRFAMQGSNSLGGPDATKAVSREMPVELLRASLPHTNDQHRQTLLDFARKSTHVSGFSPNASRGHESVPG; from the exons ATGAGGGGCGTcagggcgggtggcggcggcgggggaggcgccGCGTCCTCGTCTTCGCCCGCAG AGAACTCGCGCTTCGACGCGGCGCAGTACACCTTCTTCGGCAAGGGGCCCATGGAGGGGCCAGAGCTGGGTGGGTTTTTGGAGGATGGAGGCGCCGACGGCGATGGTGGCGGATTTGGTGGACATGATGATGGGGGCTACCAGTTCTCTTCTATGGGGGATGAG ATTGATTGTATGAGTAACTTGTCTGAAATTGATGATCTTGCAAGCACTTTTGCAAAG TTGAACCGAAGTATTAGTGGAACAAGGAATCCTGGCGTTATTGGTGATAGACGATCAATTTCAAGAGAAA GTTCTTTAACTACTGACTGGGTTCCAGATTCAGACTTAACCAGTTGGGTAGATCAGGGTATGCTAGACGGTGATGAATTTATGGACAGCAAACAGTGGTGCTCGCAGCTGCAATCTTCACCTCACTTTGGAGAGTCCAAACCACTGTCTCGCACATCTTCATATCCCGATCAACCACTACAGCACCGCTCAAGCGAACCTATTCTGCTACACAGATCTACTTCATTTACATCATATCCACCACCAGGTGGCAGCGCTGGGCTGCCTTATCCTGCTCAAGGTCTTACACGGCACTCGAGCATTCCATCATCTGCTGCTGGTCACCACATGGGTTCTCCAAGTTCGTCGCTTTCTGGCTCTCCATATCATATGCATGGTCCATCTCATGGACTGCCTTATGGACGAAGCATATCTTACGCCGCTGCAGATCCTTCAATGAACAATCTTGTGCAAAATGATTGGCCGAATCAAGCTGGCCCATTTGCTTTTGATCACCTTAACCGGCGGTCCAGTTTATTGCAACCACAATTATCTCGTCCAAGTAGTTCAATGTCTTCATTGCTTTATTCTCAGCAGCAACAGAGATTACCACCAGTCCAGCCATCTTTTCAGAATTACCTAAACTTGCAGCCTCACCTATTCTATCACCATCAATCTCTAGAGATAATGGGCAATTTTGATCATATTCCTACTGTGCCTTCACCCAGAGACAAGAGATCAAGGTCAGGAAGAGGAAAGCGCAGCATGCGCTTACTTCAACAGCCTTCTGATGCAAGTAGCCAGCATAGTGAGAGTGTGGGGATAAAGTTCAGATCCAAGTACATGTCGTCTGAGGAGATCGAAAGCATCTTAAAAATGCAGCACTCTGCAAGTCACAGCAATGATCCTTACATCGATGACTACTACCACCAAGCTTGTAAAGCCAAAAGATCCATAAATTCTCAAAAGTCCAACTTCTGCCCTATATCAATAAAAGAGTTCCCCTCGAAGTCCCGGTCTGGTGGTGACCAGCATTCATATCTACAGGTTGATGCTAATGGAGGAGTTTCATTCTCTGCCATACGTAGACCTCGCCCTCTTCTTGAAGTTGATTTGCCTGTATCTGGTGATGGTTTGTATGATCATAAGTCATCCATGAGGCCATTGGAGAAAGAACCAATGCTTGCAGCCAGAATAACTGTTGAAGATTCTCTTCGTCTTCTTCTGgatgttgatgacattgatCGGTTCTTACAGTCTAATCAGCCACAGGACAACAGTTTCCAACTAAGGCGAAGGCGACAAGTCCTCCTTGAGGGCTTAGCTGCCTCACTTCAGCTCGTTGACCCTTTTGGCCCCAACAAACCTGGCCACTCATCTGGATTGGCCCCTAAGGATGACCTAATTTTTCTTCGTATTGTTTCTCTCCCTAAAGGACGCAAGCTTTTGGCACGCTATCTTCGACTTCTTGTCCCTGGAAGTGAGCTGACCCGTATAGTTTGTATGGCTGTCTTCCGACATCTTAGGAGCTTGTTTGGGGGTTTGCCGTCAGACTCTGGTGCTGCAGAAACAACAACTAGTCTTGCCAAGACTGTTTCCTCTTGTGTGCACCATATGGAACTAAGTGCTCTCAGTGCCTGCCTTGCTGCTGTTGTCTGTTCATCGCAGCAGCCACCTCTCAGACCACTGGGTAGCTCTGCTGGTGATGGGGCCTCTCTGATCATCAAATATGTATTGGATAGAGCAACTGAGCTACTGGCAGATCCTCATTCTGCAGCAAACTACAGCAGATCAACGCGATCACTTTGGCAAGCATCATTTGATGCCTTCTTTGGACTGCTGACAAAATACTGTGACAGCAAGTATGAAAGTATTGTACAGAGGTTTGCCATGCAGGGATCCAACTCTCTGGGTGGACCTGATGCCACCAAAGCAGTTAGCAGGGAGATGCCTGTTGAGTTGCTACGTGCAAGCCTTCCTCATACTAATGACCAGCATCGCCAAACACTGCTAGATTTTGCTCGAAAGTCTACACATGTTTCTGGTTTCAGTCCTAATGCTAGCCGTGGACATGAATCAGTTCCAGGATAG